One genomic region from bacterium encodes:
- a CDS encoding class II SORL domain-containing protein encodes MAELKDLFQSADFKTEKHAPVIELPQAVKKGEVFKVCASVGKEIAHPNTTAHHIRWIELYFQPEGEKFPFQVARAEFTCHGEGLQGADSSTVYTAPAVSVSLKSDKSGTLYASSYCNIHGLWQSAAKVSVE; translated from the coding sequence ATGGCTGAACTGAAAGACCTTTTCCAGAGCGCCGATTTCAAGACCGAAAAGCACGCCCCGGTGATAGAGCTTCCCCAGGCCGTGAAAAAGGGTGAGGTATTCAAGGTTTGCGCCTCGGTGGGCAAGGAAATCGCCCACCCCAACACCACGGCGCACCATATCCGCTGGATCGAGCTGTATTTCCAGCCCGAGGGCGAAAAATTCCCGTTCCAGGTGGCCCGGGCCGAGTTCACCTGCCACGGGGAGGGCCTTCAGGGCGCCGACAGCAGCACGGTCTACACCGCCCCCGCGGTGAGCGTGAGCCTCAAGAGCGACAAGAGCGGCACGCTGTACGCCTCCAGCTATTGCAACATCCACGGGCTCTGGCAGTCCGCGGCCAAGGTGAGCGTGGAATAG
- a CDS encoding pyridoxamine 5'-phosphate oxidase family protein, with protein MRRKEREITDRAEMESILKQAPVFHLGLVDAEGPYVVPVNCGYDSAGGCLWFHCAREGRKVEALRRDNRVCVEAELDSRMVTVGRACDWTMKYRSVIAFGRAALVEDPAEKVRGLDVIMSHYGGPTGDYHGPSLERTLLVRIDIESLSGKKSL; from the coding sequence ATGCGCAGAAAAGAGCGGGAAATCACGGACCGTGCCGAGATGGAATCGATCCTGAAACAGGCGCCCGTATTCCACCTCGGCCTGGTGGATGCCGAGGGCCCCTATGTGGTGCCTGTGAACTGCGGCTATGACAGCGCCGGCGGCTGCCTCTGGTTCCACTGCGCCCGCGAGGGCCGCAAGGTCGAGGCCCTGCGCCGCGACAACCGGGTCTGCGTGGAGGCTGAGCTCGACTCGCGCATGGTCACGGTGGGACGCGCCTGCGACTGGACCATGAAATACCGCAGCGTGATCGCGTTCGGGCGGGCGGCCCTGGTGGAGGACCCGGCGGAAAAAGTGCGCGGCCTGGATGTGATAATGAGCCACTACGGCGGCCCGACCGGCGACTACCACGGCCCCAGCCTGGAGCGCACCCTTCTGGTGCGGATCGACATCGAGAGCTTGAGCGGCAAGAAATCCTTGTGA
- a CDS encoding DinB family protein, translating into MQWKEMLRLELEGAFRATEGLFDLVGGSSLDWKPSAKNNWMTTGQLLMHLTCACGAGMHGFATGDWGVPPEDMAADSRLPPAEKLPTIGSVKEAKAKLAEDKALAYKTLEACSEQQLSTQMAKAPWDNLDMVLGQRFLQMVHHLNQHKAQLFYYLKLQGQPVNTMHLWGV; encoded by the coding sequence ATGCAGTGGAAAGAGATGCTGCGCCTGGAGCTGGAGGGCGCTTTCCGCGCCACCGAGGGCCTGTTCGACCTGGTGGGGGGGAGCAGCCTGGACTGGAAACCCTCGGCCAAGAATAACTGGATGACCACCGGCCAGCTCCTTATGCACCTTACATGCGCCTGCGGGGCCGGGATGCACGGGTTTGCAACCGGCGACTGGGGCGTGCCGCCCGAGGACATGGCCGCCGACAGCAGGCTGCCCCCGGCCGAAAAGCTGCCCACAATCGGCAGTGTCAAGGAAGCCAAGGCCAAGCTGGCCGAGGATAAGGCTCTGGCCTACAAGACCCTGGAGGCTTGCAGCGAACAGCAGCTTTCCACCCAGATGGCCAAGGCCCCCTGGGACAACCTGGACATGGTGCTGGGACAGCGTTTTCTGCAGATGGTGCACCACCTGAACCAGCACAAGGCGCAGCTTTTCTATTACCTGAAGCTGCAGGGCCAGCCGGTCAACACCATGCACCTGTGGGGAGTGTAG
- a CDS encoding PAS domain-containing protein has product MKWRLTPLRASGAVVALVAVAVPWFSWLEHRSNSENLDRMLYSKGTALMESLLHGLENSLMADHELTLSLGARLADNARQALLSGSTGPALEASLRRMSQLNDLARIDLYNADGWLLATSDPAHARDSIPEQLAVVPAVWDYSTSFIDEPPEPGRPDTYNEIFATAVLAPDGRRAVACARAEALYDIRRRLGIGLILDDLSAVKGVSYAVLQDSLGIIAASSGVREIGSLAADPFFPIPPDEIRGRYKDYFGEEVYELAAQFQWAGESYGYLRVGISTAEVRSIAALDRKRFALGMALLGILLSVVGVLYLAGRRQLRLEQEHARIKGLSDSVLQSMSEAVIVLDDSSRVLLYNEACRGLCGVSSPEVEGRSLSELNPELAALIERHGLGWTDMAEVELRRPDRAAPVPLLLSTAPLWLEDSRYTIVILSDLTDRRRAEEMVLLSQKYKTMAEISAGVAHEIRNPLNAIAMNVQRLRLEFSPAEAERAEYDEFIGIVLAEVERLNRIVEQFLRLARFPEPRLRKASLPALIGETLDFLSPEVESHGVRLERTVGPAPEFLFDPDQVGQVLTNLIRNALDFLPTGGRIEVRGESTDSQYRVSVSDNGPGIPAPEAEKVFEPFYSTRPGGLGLGLAIVQRIITEHGGSIRLESPPAGGARFVFALPLRRE; this is encoded by the coding sequence ATGAAATGGCGCCTGACTCCGCTCAGGGCCTCGGGCGCGGTGGTCGCGCTGGTGGCCGTGGCTGTGCCCTGGTTTTCCTGGCTGGAGCACCGCTCCAACAGCGAGAACCTGGACCGCATGCTCTACAGCAAGGGCACGGCTCTGATGGAAAGCCTTCTGCACGGGCTGGAAAACTCGCTGATGGCCGACCACGAACTCACCCTGAGCCTGGGCGCGCGCCTGGCCGACAACGCCCGCCAGGCCCTGCTGAGCGGCAGCACCGGCCCCGCGCTCGAGGCCTCCCTGCGCCGCATGAGCCAGCTGAACGACCTGGCCCGGATCGACCTCTATAACGCGGACGGGTGGCTCCTGGCCACCAGCGACCCGGCCCACGCCAGGGATTCGATCCCCGAGCAACTGGCCGTGGTCCCGGCAGTCTGGGACTACAGCACCTCTTTCATCGACGAGCCGCCCGAACCGGGACGACCCGACACGTACAACGAAATATTCGCCACTGCGGTGCTCGCCCCCGATGGCCGCCGGGCGGTGGCCTGCGCCCGCGCCGAGGCCCTCTACGACATCCGCCGCCGCCTGGGGATCGGCCTGATCCTGGACGACCTGTCCGCGGTCAAGGGCGTCTCGTACGCCGTGCTGCAGGACAGCCTGGGCATCATCGCCGCCTCCAGCGGCGTGCGCGAGATCGGCAGCCTGGCCGCGGACCCGTTTTTCCCCATCCCCCCGGATGAGATACGCGGCCGCTACAAGGACTATTTCGGCGAGGAGGTCTACGAGCTGGCCGCCCAGTTCCAGTGGGCGGGCGAGAGCTACGGCTACCTGCGGGTGGGTATCTCCACGGCCGAGGTGCGCTCCATCGCCGCCCTGGACCGCAAGCGTTTCGCCCTGGGCATGGCCCTGCTGGGGATCCTGCTCAGCGTGGTGGGTGTGCTGTACCTGGCCGGACGGCGCCAGCTGCGGCTGGAGCAGGAGCACGCCCGGATCAAGGGCCTGTCGGACAGCGTGCTGCAGAGCATGTCCGAGGCGGTGATCGTGCTGGATGACAGCAGCCGCGTGCTGCTCTACAACGAGGCCTGCCGGGGACTGTGCGGGGTGAGCAGCCCGGAGGTGGAGGGCCGTAGCTTGAGCGAACTCAACCCCGAGCTGGCCGCGCTGATAGAGCGCCACGGCCTCGGCTGGACCGACATGGCCGAGGTGGAGCTGCGCCGCCCGGACCGCGCCGCCCCGGTGCCGCTGCTCCTTTCCACCGCCCCGCTCTGGCTGGAGGACAGCCGCTACACCATCGTGATCCTCTCCGATCTGACCGACCGCCGCCGGGCCGAGGAGATGGTGCTGCTCAGCCAGAAATACAAGACCATGGCCGAAATCTCGGCCGGGGTGGCCCACGAGATACGCAACCCGCTCAACGCCATCGCCATGAACGTCCAGCGCCTGCGCCTGGAGTTCTCGCCCGCTGAGGCCGAACGCGCCGAGTACGATGAGTTCATCGGCATCGTGCTGGCCGAGGTGGAGCGCCTGAACCGGATCGTGGAGCAGTTCCTACGCCTGGCCCGTTTCCCGGAGCCGCGCCTCAGGAAAGCCTCCCTGCCCGCGCTTATCGGCGAGACCCTGGACTTTCTCTCACCCGAGGTGGAAAGCCACGGGGTGCGCCTGGAGCGGACTGTCGGGCCGGCGCCGGAGTTCCTGTTCGACCCGGACCAAGTGGGCCAGGTGCTGACCAACCTCATCCGCAACGCCCTGGATTTCCTGCCCACGGGCGGGCGGATCGAGGTGCGGGGCGAAAGCACGGACAGCCAGTACCGGGTGAGCGTGAGCGACAACGGCCCCGGCATCCCCGCTCCTGAGGCCGAGAAGGTGTTCGAGCCGTTCTACAGCACCCGTCCCGGCGGCCTGGGCCTGGGCCTGGCCATAGTGCAGCGGATTATCACCGAGCACGGTGGCTCGATCCGTCTGGAAAGCCCGCCGGCCGGCGGCGCGCGGTTCGTTTTCGCCCTGCCGCTGCGGCGGGAATGA
- a CDS encoding sigma-54 dependent transcriptional regulator: MNKGSLLVVEDEERQRTTLAGFLAKRGYAVEQAASGEQALEQLKNASFDLVLTDQKMQGIDGLELLGRVKALNPETEVILITAFGDVPSAVQAVKQGAYEYLTKPVDLEKLEISLERALEKRRLLAENRDLRRKLAEPLQSVDIVSLSGAMEAVLNLAARVARVDSPVLITGESGTGKEMVAKAIHAASDRRDKPFVVVNCAALNRNLIESELFGHEKGAFTGAIRQRQGKLEAADCGSLFLDELGEISPEIQVKLLRFLQEHTFERVGSDRTLKADVRLITATNRDLSKAIAEGHFREDFYYRVNVVNIHIPPLRERREDIRPLVDHFLDRHRERLGEKSISREALDILARYDFPGNIRELQNIVERAMVLCRGAVICAEDLPFSLSLPGGGRDSGAAGDSLTDSVERLERRMILEALEASGGVQVKAAERLGLSERTLRYRMSRLGIK, translated from the coding sequence ATGAACAAAGGCAGCCTGCTGGTGGTGGAGGATGAGGAGCGTCAGCGCACGACTCTGGCCGGGTTCCTGGCCAAGCGCGGCTACGCGGTGGAACAGGCCGCCTCGGGCGAACAGGCTCTGGAGCAGTTGAAAAACGCCTCGTTCGACCTGGTGCTGACCGACCAGAAAATGCAGGGCATCGACGGGCTGGAGCTGCTCGGCCGGGTCAAGGCCCTCAACCCCGAGACCGAGGTAATCCTGATCACCGCTTTCGGGGATGTCCCCTCGGCCGTGCAGGCGGTCAAGCAGGGGGCCTACGAGTACCTGACCAAGCCGGTCGATTTGGAGAAGCTGGAGATTTCGCTGGAGCGCGCCCTGGAGAAACGACGCCTCCTGGCCGAGAACCGTGACCTGCGCCGCAAGCTGGCCGAGCCGCTGCAGAGCGTGGACATAGTCTCGCTGAGCGGGGCGATGGAGGCGGTGCTCAACCTGGCCGCCCGCGTGGCGCGGGTGGACTCGCCGGTGCTGATCACCGGCGAGAGCGGCACGGGCAAGGAAATGGTGGCCAAGGCGATCCACGCCGCCAGCGACCGCCGCGACAAGCCATTCGTGGTGGTCAACTGCGCCGCGCTCAACCGCAACCTGATCGAGAGCGAGCTGTTCGGCCACGAGAAAGGCGCGTTCACCGGCGCGATCCGTCAGCGCCAGGGCAAGCTGGAGGCGGCGGACTGCGGCTCGCTGTTCCTGGACGAGCTGGGCGAGATCAGCCCCGAGATACAGGTCAAGCTGCTGCGGTTCCTGCAGGAGCACACTTTCGAGCGGGTCGGCTCGGACCGCACGCTCAAGGCGGACGTGCGCCTGATCACCGCCACCAACCGCGACCTGTCGAAAGCCATCGCGGAGGGCCATTTCCGGGAGGATTTCTACTACCGGGTCAACGTGGTCAACATCCACATCCCGCCGCTGCGCGAGCGCCGCGAGGACATCCGTCCCCTGGTGGACCATTTCCTGGACCGTCACCGCGAGCGCCTGGGCGAGAAAAGCATATCGCGCGAGGCCCTGGATATCCTGGCCCGCTACGACTTTCCGGGCAACATCCGCGAGCTGCAGAATATAGTGGAGCGCGCCATGGTGCTCTGCCGCGGCGCGGTGATCTGCGCCGAGGACCTGCCGTTCAGCCTCTCGCTGCCCGGCGGAGGACGAGATTCCGGGGCGGCCGGAGACTCCCTGACCGACTCGGTGGAGCGCCTGGAGCGGCGGATGATCCTGGAGGCCCTGGAGGCCTCCGGCGGGGTGCAGGTCAAGGCTGCCGAGCGCCTGGGGCTGTCGGAGCGCACCTTGCGCTACCGGATGTCCCGCCTGGGGATAAAATGA
- a CDS encoding DUF4405 domain-containing protein, producing MNAAQRSLDKRAFSAQMAGLSALSLPFSGLALHLLQDAPLTGARHAWMAVHTALGFVFVAFGAWHVWLNRRPLAAGFRRVLGGRLRVTREARLALLILAALVLLSAGHAQLPVH from the coding sequence ATGAACGCTGCACAGAGAAGTCTCGACAAGCGGGCTTTCAGCGCCCAGATGGCTGGGCTTTCCGCGCTGAGCCTGCCCTTTTCCGGCCTGGCCCTGCACCTGTTGCAGGATGCCCCTCTGACCGGGGCCCGTCACGCCTGGATGGCTGTGCACACTGCACTGGGGTTCGTGTTCGTGGCGTTCGGCGCATGGCATGTCTGGCTCAACCGACGCCCCCTGGCCGCCGGTTTCAGGCGGGTGCTCGGCGGGCGGCTCCGGGTGACGCGCGAGGCGCGGCTGGCCCTTCTGATCCTGGCGGCCCTGGTGCTGTTATCCGCCGGGCATGCCCAACTGCCGGTGCATTGA
- a CDS encoding TetR/AcrR family transcriptional regulator — protein MEETRNRLIEGARRWLIENGHQEFSVRKAARCAGINHGMVHHLFGSKEKLVLAVLEHELGKHVDSMDDRTGEVGNILNTEEAEKRKKMLAEHLMKDDDHVALLREMLSLAEEMPAVKTMLAGHLRLRREQIASRLGSRDPGAAALFMAAIMGLHFLRAIDPELPVEAAVESLWQLGKKLANGATEK, from the coding sequence ATGGAAGAGACCCGAAACCGGCTGATTGAGGGAGCGCGGCGCTGGCTGATCGAGAACGGGCACCAGGAATTCTCGGTGCGCAAGGCGGCCCGCTGCGCCGGGATCAACCACGGCATGGTGCACCACCTGTTCGGCTCCAAAGAGAAATTGGTGCTGGCGGTGCTGGAACATGAACTGGGCAAGCATGTCGACAGCATGGACGACCGGACTGGTGAAGTTGGCAATATCCTGAATACGGAAGAGGCGGAAAAGCGGAAGAAGATGCTCGCCGAGCACCTTATGAAGGATGACGACCATGTCGCGCTGTTACGCGAGATGCTCAGCCTGGCCGAGGAGATGCCGGCCGTGAAGACAATGCTGGCGGGGCATCTGCGCCTGCGGCGGGAGCAGATCGCCTCCCGACTCGGTTCCCGCGACCCGGGTGCGGCCGCCCTTTTTATGGCCGCGATCATGGGCTTGCACTTCCTGCGGGCCATCGACCCGGAGCTGCCGGTCGAGGCCGCGGTGGAAAGTCTCTGGCAGTTGGGTAAAAAGCTGGCTAACGGGGCCACGGAGAAATGA
- a CDS encoding cytochrome c3 family protein: MRFTILLALLALPALAAGQQSGDGKPTATDNNCIRCHSRLMKNYALPAQRYHDDIHADNGVLCSDCHGGDPTNPNRHDRKDPKQNFRGKPTPQQIPGLCGHCHGDPVYMRAHNPKLPVDQLEKYRTSRHGELLLGKGDPKPAQCVSCHSVHDIRQVGNPASKVYPTNVPGTCAACHADEKYMADYGIPTNQYALFRNSVHGEALLGREDTGAPACNDCHGNHGAYPPEVQNIAQVCGLCHVRNDKLYEASFHSSIFESIGVSGCVTCHANHGIRHPVDDMLGAGDRATCGKCHRDGQDDPGFALGLEMKGVLDGLSHQLDSTTSLVDKAAKYGMEVSELQFDLRDIRQSLIESRTSIHSFDTDEVRKSAAPGLALAAKVDTLAGQSLAEHGKRRWWLGGATLVLLSVIAGVIMLLRQVERK, encoded by the coding sequence ATGAGATTCACGATCCTGCTGGCGCTGCTCGCCCTGCCGGCCCTGGCCGCAGGGCAGCAGTCCGGGGACGGGAAACCGACCGCCACCGACAACAACTGCATCCGCTGCCACAGCCGGCTGATGAAGAACTACGCCTTGCCGGCCCAGCGTTATCACGATGATATCCACGCCGACAACGGGGTGCTCTGCTCCGACTGCCACGGCGGCGACCCCACCAATCCCAACCGTCACGACCGCAAGGACCCGAAGCAGAATTTCCGCGGCAAGCCCACGCCCCAGCAGATCCCCGGTCTATGCGGCCACTGCCACGGCGACCCGGTCTATATGCGCGCGCACAACCCCAAATTGCCGGTAGACCAGCTCGAAAAATACCGCACCAGCCGTCACGGGGAACTTTTGTTGGGCAAAGGCGACCCCAAGCCGGCCCAGTGCGTGAGCTGCCATAGTGTGCACGACATCCGACAGGTGGGAAACCCCGCCAGCAAGGTCTACCCGACCAACGTCCCCGGCACCTGCGCCGCCTGCCACGCGGATGAGAAATACATGGCCGATTACGGCATCCCGACCAACCAGTACGCGCTGTTCCGCAACAGCGTGCACGGCGAGGCCCTTCTGGGCCGCGAGGACACCGGCGCCCCGGCCTGCAACGACTGCCACGGCAACCACGGGGCCTACCCGCCCGAGGTGCAGAATATCGCCCAGGTCTGCGGACTGTGCCACGTGCGCAACGACAAGCTGTACGAGGCCAGTTTCCACAGCTCGATCTTCGAGAGCATCGGGGTGTCGGGCTGCGTGACCTGTCACGCCAACCACGGCATCCGTCATCCGGTGGACGACATGCTGGGAGCCGGAGACCGCGCCACCTGCGGCAAGTGCCACAGGGACGGCCAGGACGACCCTGGATTCGCTCTGGGCCTGGAGATGAAAGGCGTGCTGGACGGGCTGTCGCACCAGCTCGACTCGACCACCTCGCTGGTGGACAAGGCGGCCAAGTACGGGATGGAGGTCTCGGAGCTGCAGTTCGACCTGCGCGACATCCGTCAGAGCCTGATCGAGAGCCGCACCAGCATCCACTCGTTCGACACGGACGAGGTGCGCAAGAGCGCCGCCCCGGGGCTGGCCCTGGCCGCCAAGGTGGACACCCTGGCCGGACAGAGCCTGGCCGAGCACGGCAAGCGCCGCTGGTGGCTGGGCGGGGCGACCCTGGTGCTGCTTTCGGTGATAGCGGGCGTGATCATGCTGCTGAGGCAGGTGGAGCGGAAGTAA
- a CDS encoding cytochrome bc complex cytochrome b subunit — translation MPLRSVPEKAYRWLDERMGLEDIFAFLRHKEVPQSSSSIWYYFGGVSLFLFLVQVTTGILLLMYYRPGTASSYESLQFIVSKVNFGWLVRDIHSWSANLMVLCVMIHMFSVFFLKSYRKPRELTWMSGMLLLVLVLTFGFSGYLLPWNQLAFFATKVGTDMTGSVPLIGDYVLKVVRGGQDVTGATLSRFFGLHVAVLPGIFTLVLSFHLFLLQRQGMSQPVDWEDLPPERKPVMPFFPNFVLREFIFWMCALAVINALAVFFPWELGIKADPFASAPAGIRPEWYFMFMFQSLKFLPAHVGPLEGEFLGLMLFNLAGVVWFFLPFWDRSGGRGGTARLVTWLGVFVVVYILVMTVLGYLLS, via the coding sequence ATGCCGCTCAGGAGCGTTCCAGAAAAAGCCTACCGTTGGCTCGACGAGCGCATGGGCCTGGAGGACATCTTCGCTTTCCTCCGCCACAAGGAGGTGCCGCAAAGCAGCTCCTCGATCTGGTACTATTTCGGCGGAGTCTCTCTCTTTCTGTTCCTGGTCCAGGTGACCACCGGCATACTCCTGCTGATGTACTACCGCCCCGGCACGGCCAGCAGCTACGAAAGCCTCCAGTTCATCGTGAGCAAGGTGAATTTCGGCTGGCTGGTGCGGGACATCCATTCCTGGTCGGCCAACCTGATGGTCCTGTGCGTGATGATCCACATGTTCAGCGTGTTTTTCCTCAAGAGCTACCGCAAGCCCCGCGAGCTGACCTGGATGAGCGGGATGCTCCTGCTGGTGCTGGTGCTCACTTTCGGTTTCAGCGGCTACCTTCTGCCCTGGAACCAGCTCGCCTTTTTCGCCACCAAGGTCGGCACGGACATGACCGGCAGCGTACCGCTGATCGGGGACTACGTGCTCAAGGTGGTGCGCGGCGGCCAGGATGTGACCGGGGCCACGCTGTCGCGCTTTTTCGGTCTGCACGTGGCCGTGCTGCCGGGCATTTTCACTCTGGTGCTCAGTTTCCACCTCTTCCTTCTGCAGCGCCAGGGGATGAGCCAGCCGGTCGACTGGGAGGACCTGCCGCCGGAGCGCAAGCCGGTCATGCCGTTCTTCCCCAATTTCGTGCTGCGCGAGTTCATTTTCTGGATGTGCGCCCTGGCCGTGATCAACGCCCTGGCCGTGTTTTTCCCCTGGGAGCTGGGGATCAAGGCCGACCCGTTCGCCTCGGCCCCGGCCGGCATCCGTCCCGAGTGGTATTTCATGTTCATGTTCCAGAGCCTCAAGTTCCTGCCGGCGCATGTGGGCCCGCTGGAGGGCGAGTTCCTGGGCCTGATGCTGTTCAACCTGGCCGGCGTGGTCTGGTTCTTCCTGCCGTTCTGGGACCGCAGCGGCGGGCGGGGCGGCACGGCGCGGCTGGTGACCTGGCTCGGCGTGTTCGTGGTGGTCTACATCCTCGTGATGACAGTGCTGGGCTACCTGCTCTCCTGA
- a CDS encoding ubiquinone/menaquinone biosynthesis methyltransferase, whose product MFDNIVERYDLLNRLLSLGQDRRWRRELVRNLSGADGPVLDLCCGTGDVALEFLRRAPGCTPLVAADFSGRMCDSARGKLSACAPAGARWNVARADALGLPFADRSFGAAGVAFGVRNFARLDRGLSEIHRVLAPGGQLAVLEFAPPQGAFLRAVYRPYLRLAVPLAGKLLAGSGAAYGYLSSSIQAFLSPERMLAALAEAGFARAEARPLTFGVTILYTARRN is encoded by the coding sequence ATGTTCGACAATATTGTCGAGCGCTACGACCTTTTGAACCGCCTGCTCAGCCTGGGCCAGGACCGCCGCTGGCGGCGCGAGCTGGTGCGGAATCTATCCGGCGCGGACGGCCCGGTGCTCGACCTTTGCTGCGGCACCGGGGATGTGGCCCTGGAATTCCTGCGCCGCGCCCCGGGCTGCACCCCGCTCGTGGCCGCTGATTTCTCGGGCCGCATGTGCGACTCCGCCCGTGGCAAGCTCTCTGCCTGTGCCCCGGCGGGCGCGCGCTGGAACGTGGCCCGTGCGGATGCTCTGGGCCTGCCTTTTGCCGACCGCTCATTCGGCGCGGCGGGCGTGGCTTTCGGGGTGCGCAATTTCGCGCGCCTGGACCGCGGCCTGAGCGAGATCCACCGCGTGCTGGCCCCCGGCGGACAATTGGCCGTGCTGGAGTTCGCCCCGCCGCAGGGAGCTTTCCTTCGCGCGGTCTACCGTCCCTACCTGCGCCTGGCCGTGCCCCTGGCCGGAAAGCTCCTGGCCGGCTCCGGCGCGGCTTACGGCTACCTTTCCAGCTCCATCCAGGCATTCCTGAGCCCCGAGCGCATGCTGGCGGCCCTGGCCGAGGCCGGGTTCGCCCGGGCCGAGGCCCGTCCCCTCACTTTCGGCGTGACCATCCTCTACACCGCAAGGCGTAACTGA
- a CDS encoding 4Fe-4S binding protein, producing MRSLHTEHVALNRTACEACGRCVEACSRGVLKVISMLGLHKHALVKSAELCTGCLKCVRACPQGALYSIQGSGK from the coding sequence ATGAGAAGTCTTCACACGGAGCATGTCGCCCTGAACCGGACGGCCTGCGAGGCTTGCGGCCGGTGCGTGGAGGCCTGCTCGCGGGGAGTGCTGAAAGTGATTTCCATGCTCGGCCTTCACAAGCACGCGCTGGTCAAGAGTGCCGAGCTGTGCACCGGTTGCCTGAAATGCGTCCGGGCCTGCCCGCAGGGGGCGTTGTACTCTATACAGGGGAGTGGAAAATGA
- a CDS encoding Rieske 2Fe-2S domain-containing protein: MPESGDKGRRRFLNFVLGAGSLTFLSAVTYPVLKYLTPPDTGAESGNETVSAGKVNDLALNSGKIVKFGNQPAIVIRRQDNEVKAFLAVCTHLGCTVQYMPADRVIWCACHNGKYDLNGINISGPPPRPLTPLKVNIQNDEIFISREA, from the coding sequence ATGCCTGAATCGGGCGACAAGGGCAGGCGCAGGTTCCTCAACTTCGTACTCGGGGCCGGCTCGCTGACATTCCTGTCCGCAGTGACCTATCCGGTGCTCAAGTACCTCACCCCTCCGGACACAGGCGCGGAGAGCGGCAACGAGACAGTGAGCGCGGGCAAGGTCAACGATCTGGCGCTCAACAGCGGCAAGATCGTGAAGTTCGGGAACCAGCCGGCCATCGTGATCCGCAGGCAGGACAACGAGGTGAAAGCTTTCCTGGCGGTCTGCACGCATCTGGGGTGCACCGTGCAGTACATGCCCGCCGACCGGGTGATCTGGTGCGCCTGCCACAACGGTAAGTACGACCTCAACGGGATAAACATCTCGGGGCCTCCGCCCCGTCCGCTCACTCCGCTCAAGGTGAACATCCAGAACGACGAGATTTTCATCTCACGGGAGGCCTGA
- a CDS encoding cytochrome c3 family protein yields MRNSLKIMLPVSLAASVLLVALGLGAMPRREDAGVTFSHKLHLGMGIECNACHAKADSSRLGTDDLMPVQANCLECHGEQDLKGWTTRTDSPRMGRLVKDYSPKFTHARHVEEKIDCQRCHVGIAESDSSSTTHMPVMALCMHCHDGVKAGKECSLCHIEPNGPRPADHVMPAWSKQHGDKARMDNGAACTMCHERNDCQQCHQGDNLLPRVHPIGFEHTHPLEVRSQRTDCAACHEDRSFCIQCHQERQVYPRSHQRAAWAVAGSGGAHAAQAKANIEQCAACHADDPSSQPVCAACHGR; encoded by the coding sequence ATGAGAAATTCGCTCAAAATCATGCTGCCGGTATCTTTGGCCGCGTCGGTTCTTCTGGTCGCCCTGGGCTTGGGAGCTATGCCGCGGCGCGAGGACGCGGGGGTGACTTTTTCGCACAAGCTGCACCTGGGCATGGGTATCGAGTGCAACGCCTGCCACGCGAAAGCCGACTCCAGCCGCCTGGGCACGGATGACCTGATGCCGGTGCAGGCAAACTGCCTCGAATGCCACGGCGAACAGGACCTCAAAGGCTGGACCACCCGCACCGACAGCCCCCGCATGGGCCGTCTGGTCAAGGATTACAGCCCCAAGTTCACCCACGCCAGGCACGTGGAGGAGAAGATCGACTGCCAGCGCTGCCACGTGGGGATCGCCGAGTCGGACAGCAGCTCCACCACGCACATGCCGGTGATGGCGCTCTGCATGCACTGCCATGACGGGGTCAAGGCGGGCAAGGAGTGCAGCCTCTGCCACATCGAGCCCAACGGCCCCCGTCCCGCCGACCATGTGATGCCGGCCTGGAGCAAGCAGCACGGCGACAAGGCCCGCATGGACAACGGCGCCGCCTGCACGATGTGCCACGAGCGCAACGACTGCCAGCAGTGCCACCAGGGCGATAACCTTCTGCCGCGGGTGCACCCGATCGGCTTCGAGCACACACATCCGCTCGAGGTGCGCTCGCAGCGCACCGACTGCGCGGCCTGCCACGAGGACCGCTCGTTCTGCATCCAGTGCCACCAGGAGCGCCAGGTCTACCCGCGCTCGCACCAGCGGGCCGCCTGGGCAGTGGCCGGAAGCGGCGGGGCGCACGCCGCCCAGGCCAAAGCGAACATAGAGCAGTGCGCCGCCTGTCATGCGGATGACCCGTCCAGCCAGCCTGTCTGCGCTGCCTGTCACGGCCGTTGA